DNA from Rhinolophus sinicus isolate RSC01 linkage group LG16, ASM3656204v1, whole genome shotgun sequence:
ttgttttgccatagcagttttttttcctgaattttagaTGATAAATATGTGTGCCTTATGTGATTTTAGATCAATAAACgtgtttttgaagaaaaaaaaactttctgagcctcagttttttcacctgtaagatggggataataacagtccCCTCCCCCCATACTCTATAAACAGTGgctaaaatataaattcaggAATATTCATAATCAATCAGGGAAAAGAAATAGGACCCTTCCTCCCTACCTTGCCCTGCCATCTCTGGCACCCAGCTTCTCCTAGTATCCCTGAGTCATAAAAATGGGATACAAAGTCATAAAAAGGGGATACAGCGGTTCTCCTTATATCATAACCAAAGTTTCAATGGGCAGACTTTTTGTGGCAGGTTCTATCCAGACATTAAACATTCCTTTTCCCCACAAGATAGGTTATTATGGTCCCATTTcaagatgcagaaactgaggctcagagaggtgagggaTTTTCCGTGTTCCACAGCTTGAAGAAGTGACTGAGAATTTGAACTCTGGGCTATCTGGTTCCCAAACCTCCACTGGAGGGGCTCAGGCCTCCCTGAGAGGAGGCAATGGCTGGACTCACGGCACAGGCCACAGGCCGGAAAGAAGTGAGCCTCTCGGCGGGGTAGGCCGTGTTGCCACTCCAGGCATCCCAGCATGGGTACTCGCCCCGCTCCAGCACATATTGCTGCCCTTGGAAGCCAGCGTGCTCAAAGCCCACCCACCTGTGAACAGAGGACAGAGAGTAAAAGAGGTAAGAGACCACTCACCCTGAGTTCTAGGCCAATAGTTATCATACAGGGGTAACTTTGCCCCTAAGGGAGACATTCGACAAGTCTAAAGGCATTTTTAGTTGTCTTGCTGGGAGGAGGAGCTGTTTGCAAATGGCATTTGGCGGATAGAGGCCAAAAATATTGCTAAACATCCTCTATGACACAGGAGAGTCCCCATAAAAACAAAGTATCCAGCTACAAATGTCAGTCGTGCCAAGGTAGAGACACGCAGCTTAGACCTAGACGCCCACTGTTGTGCTGTGTGTTCCCCAGGTGGGGGAACTGCTCCGTGCAGCAGCGTGACAACCTTGCATGTGTCTCTAGGCCACACAGGCAAGGCTCGACCCCAGGCTGACCTACGCCTTGGTGGGAGGCCTCGTAATTCTcagggaaaaggaggagacaCCAGTCTTGTGAGGAGCTGCCACAAGACCATGTCTCACCCACGTTTCTGGTTCCCATGAGATACGGGACTCGCCACCCTGGAGGGTACAGCGCAGGCTATAGCTGAAGCAGGGAGTGGCTCCCCCACAGCAGGGCACCACCACTCCTGTTGTCATTCCTGGCCCTGGTGATTTGGGTGTCATTCTATGGGATAAGGGTGACAGGAGGCCGACACCATACTGACTATATAAGCACAAGTCCTCACCTAACATTGATGATAGATTATTGGAACTGGGGTGAGAGGACGTATAATGACACCAATTTTAACCACAGGCTAATTAAGATACACAAAAGTTAAGTTTCTACAGCATTCCTCAATGTtacaatgaaatgacattgaatgaaacgttatttgaggacctgccgTAATGCACTGTCTGCATCTACGTCTACTGAGCTTGTTGACTCCTTTCTGGTCCAATCTGTTGGCCTGCGGGACATATCCCTGGACAGGTCACTGTTCCCATCTGAGCCCCCGTTCCCCACCTGGAGGAAGCAGAAGCTAAAAGAATGTGGACCCTGGTGTGAGATGCATACATACCACCCAAGAGGACCTTCGTTGGCACTCACAGGCATAGCATGAGGTGACTCCAAATCATATGGGGAGAACATGGTTCTCCTTTCAATCTACTTTTCAACCTTTTAGAAACTtttgtccaatatggtagccactggccacatgttgctaattaaatttaaactgaaataaactgaagttaaataaaataaaaaatttggttGTTTAGTCACACGAGCTACATTTCCAGCCCTCAAGGGTCATATGTGGTCAGTGGTTCCAAATCGGACAGtgcagaatatttccatcattgcagaaagttctacgGAATGGTGCTGATCAAGAAAGTCTCAGTAtggacagtggaaatgtaatggctccgtgcgatgtcagagggatagtggatggggggaggggggttcacacagtgtgagggatataaatgataaacgtctaagttttgctttgtcttgtgcacctgaaactaataaattttttttttaaagaaagtctcAGTATGGTATTGATGTGTCCTTAACACCTCTCTACATCTCATtaatctctctttaaaaaaaaaatcatgctcagAGCCTCAAGCAACAATGTTCAACTAAAGATGAATAGCattgttttttactttgtttgTATATAGTTACCATCTACTTTCAGCGAGTGATATTGGCTTTCAATTTATGCTTAAGAGGGCCATTTCAGACCCAGTGCTCGATTGTAAAGGTCTGTCCCTGCAGGCGGCCTCATCCAGTGGACAGGATCCGTGAGAATGGCGCCCCCACATCTGCgcagtgcacaacctgcacaACCTTACACTGTGGTCCTGCACAATCCCCAGGACTTCAGACCCACGGAAGACACATCAGGAAATGCAGCCTAGGAAGACAGGGCCTAAAACATCTAAAAGTCCCAGCACCCCTCTCTAGATCCCctcctgtctcccccacccctacTCAAACATCCCTCGGACTCACGCGCCACTCAGCACTTTCAAAGATCGCACAGTCTCAAAGCCAACTTCCAGCACGCTGGGGCACTCAGCCGTGAACTCATGCCGCCGGCCCTGGAAGCCCTCCTCGTCCCACACCACAATctaagagacagaggaaagatgGAGACCCACACCGGAGTCCTGTGGGAGGTGAGGTAAGATTAGGGGCTCACCCCAGGACTCAAGATGGGGTGGGACAGGTAAAGTAGGTATTGCAAACTCAGATGCCTCCAGGGGCCAGGCAGGTAAGGTGGGTGAGGGCTGGGGGAAACTGGAGAGCACAGGCCCTGCATTAAATGGGTGTCTCTGCTCAGCGCCACCTATTGTTGCCAGGTGGGAATGCCGGCCGACGTTGGGATTTTTCAACGGTCACTAAATCTAGACTTTTCTGTGGCTCCTCCAGGTTTTTAAGAGCTGATGACAAATTtaagggtttaaaaaaaacacacagaggagGTCAAAGAAATCATGCCCCAAAGACTGTGCAATCACCAGTTTGCCATCTCTGCCAGAGAGTGTATCAGTTAAATTCCGGGACCAGAAGACCCAAGTTCAAACCCAGATCCCTATGTGTGAATctgggcaagtcccttcccctctATGAGCCTCGATTGTatcctctataaaatgggccCTCATAACCCCCCAGGAGTGAGGTGGGGATTCAATGGAGGTGAGATGGGGGTCCCCTGGAGCTGGGTTTGACCTATACCCCCCACTTCCCAAACAGCCCCATGCCTCCTCCTACCTTCCAGTGTCCCGCTGATTCGGTGCATTGCAGGGTCATGTTGTCCCCTCCTACACGAGAAGAATGTAATAACCTTAGCCCTGACTCTCTGCATTCCTCCTTGACACTGACGTCTAGTTTAGGCGGGGTCAGGATCCAGATGGGGTCTCGATGTGCTTGGGCTAGGGGCAAAATGCAGCCTTGGCCTGTCCATTTCCTTCCTGTGCCATGTCTTTGGTTCCTTCTGTCAGCACCTCAAAATTCACCCATTCTGGGTCCCATTGCCTCTGAGCCCCGCTCTGTGCTGGTTTATCTGCTCACTATGGGCAATTTTCTGTGGCTGCCAGTGGATGGATGCATCACTCGGGTAAGTGCCAAAGATCCCAGCGTAAGAGAGCATCCCCAAGACAGAACCGGACCCAAAGAGGTGACTCCAACAGTGGACATTGAGGCAAAAACGCTATGGGAATAATTGTGGGTTTAAATGAGGGTAGCAGGTACTGGTCCTGATGTCTGGGGCCTGGCCTGGGTTAAGATGAGGATGACACTCAAGATGACACAGTGATATTCCAAGGATGGGGACCTGGGCTCCCCTGCCATCCACGATGCTCACTCAGAGCTCCTATCCCACCCCTTCTCCAAGCCTGGGACTTACCGAGATGGACCCAGAGAAAATGCCAGACATGGGACCAGCCGAGTTCAGGCTCTTAtaggcagggaggagagagggcctCTGGGAGATAAAGCCCCGACTCAGCAAGTGAGCAGTGGGAACAAAAGGCAGCCCCAGCTGAAGCCCCAGGGGAGAAGTGTCAGCAACACTGGCTTAGCTGGAAGGGAAAGGGGCAGGTGGCCTCTCAGGGATCAGCcaaggagaaggtgagaggaggAAGATCTGCCTGAATCAGCTCCATGTGACCCCTGACTAGTGCAGGAGAATGAGCACTGGACAAGGAGTCCAACCACCTGGTTCTTCCTAGCAGTGTGACCTGCGGCACGTTATTTCACCTCAGTTTGTCTATAAAACGGGACAAACTACATCACTGAGTCGTTGTGATTTTTACATcacatgcctggcacagaataaacATTCAACAAAGGCCTATGCCTTTCCCCCTTCCTACACCCTTTCCTCTTTCAGCAGGGGCAATCAGGGTAGGCTTCCTGTTGGAAGTGGCATTTAAACTAGACTCTGAAGGGTGAGGAGGATTTGTACAAAGGGAGATGGAAGGAAATGCTTTTTCTAAGCAAAAGTGCACCGGTGGGAACTTGGGACACATGCATGAGAAAGAGCTGGTAGCCCAATTGAGCTGGAGTTCTGGGACCCTGAAGGCGAGCAGAGGGAGCCAGGCAGGAAAGGTGGGCTGGGCCAGAGCCTCCAGGGCCCACAAAGCCCAAAGAAGAGTCCAGATGGCTCTGTGGGCAGAATAAAGGAGCTGGTGGGTGCGCACATGCTTTGCAAACTGTAGCCAGGGTTTGTAGAATTTGCCCTGTGCGCCCTTTTCCCACACTCCCACCCTCTGATTTGACCTAAAGCAGGCCTCACAGCATAGGAAAGAGCATGGCCGGAGACCAGACCACTCTGGGTGAAATCCAGTCTTGCTTCTAAATAGCTGAGTGACCCGGAAGATTTCTGATCTCAGCTCGTGGCCATTACCGTGGCAACATTCATCCTTCTGGGAGGGTTAAAAGCAGCCCCATCAAATGCATGTCTTTGATGATGGGTTCCCTtgaagatgaaaagcaaagaatgtagcctctgcagccagactgtctgggtttACATCCCACTCTTGCTGGCTGGGTACCCTTGGGCGTGTTACttcttctctctgagcctcagttgcctcatgtgtaaaatgactATAACAAAATGTAAATGGGCTTTAGCCTAAGAGATACAGGTATAGTGAGGGGAAGCATGAACGACTCGTGAACAGCACTTAGAACGGCTCCTAGAACGTAAAAAACGTTAGGCGCCTCCATCATCGTCATCATTATTGCAAATAATTAAACTACTGACTATTCATATAAAAGCAGGAGGGCATagttttttaaaggagggcacagctcacagtggcccatgcggggatcgaaccggcaaccttggtgttatcagcaccacactctaaccagctgagttaactggccaccccaggaGTGCATAGTTTTAAGAGCTCAGGTTCAGGAGTTAAAAAAATGTGACTTCCCaactccatcttacagatgaggaaacaggtggagagaagggaaagaaagctgcctcaatttcctcagctGCAAATAGGATTAATCCCAGAGACCCCACTGTCATAGTGAGGATTATGGAAGCCAAGTCAATAATGGGTTTAGAGGGGAGCCACCCAGCATAGGGGGCCATCTCCCACCTCTGCCCCATCCTTAACAGGTGGCCCATTGCCACGGAGGACACGGAACTGCCCCAGACAGCCTGGCCTTGAAGCCAGACCTGTGGGCGGCCGCCCACCACCCACCAAACACCACCCACTGTATCTTGGCTCTGGTTCCAATGGCTGCCCCATCCTGTGGTTCCTGGCCCCCTCCCAGACCTTGGCTCAGGATGAAAGCGAGGAGATTGGGAAGTGAGGGGGTGCTGGGTGAGGCTGGAGGGTTAGAAGGCAGAGCTGGCCCCAGGCCATGGTGATCTCCAGGCAGAGCCGTGTTCCATGGGGCATCTGGGTCCCTGGGGCCCTGCAGAAGAGCCAGGAACCTATGCAAATTCCCCTGCCCCACAagccagcctggggctggggtgtcAGGCTGCAGGCTGACCTGGCTCTGCCTTTCCCTGGCTCCCTCAGCCCTGGCTGTACTGAGTTCACACCATGTGACCTTGTTGATTCACTTGTTccacctgggcctcagtttctccatttgtgaTATGAGCGAATTGGACAATATGACTTCTGGCATTGATTCCATTATTCTGAGTCTTTATTGCTCTGTTGTATCTCTCTGTCTATCCCTCTGTCTCCCCTTCACTATccagtcccctccctgccccctctgtATTTCTGTCTCCATAGTGTCTTTTTCTGTCACTCTCCACTTCTCCCAATCagggtccccttttctctcttcccatctTGGTTTCTTTACCTCCCCCTGTGCCCCACCTTCCATTATGATCCACTGGTATGATCATTTAATCCCCCCAAATTGATTTAGggcccactctgtgccaggcctcgGGATGAACAAGATGTGGTAAAGTTTGGGGCCTCCCAGAGGAAGCACTGAGACAGGCAGACGTGTTCCTGGCCACCAACTCTGCCCCTGGGGTCAGACACAGACAAGTCAGAAAAGAGTGGGGGAGGAATTTGGGTCCAACCTGGGCAGAGGAACAGAACTGAGGCCTTAAATATTCAACTCACTGAGCCCAGGGAGATCCTCTTGCCCCAACCCTTATATCTTGAAGCAGGAAGTCAAGCCAAGGCCAAGGTCAGGCAGTGTGAGAATGAAGCATACTGGCCCCCATACCTGGACTGGTTCCTGgctttgctcatctgtgaaatgggtatgatgAAAGTACCCAAAAGTTGGGTTGTCCCAGGGATTGACCAAGGCTCCGTGGGTAACATGGTGCTGGGCTTAGCACTCAGTAAGCACTCAGTGAGTGGGGCTGTGGATATTGTACCCACAGCTGCCTTTACAAAGCATTTTCCCATCTCCTATGCTCACTGTCACCTTCTTTCCTGTGTAGCATCCAACAGGGACACTGTGTCTACTTGCAACTGCAGTCACAGAGGTCCCGAAGAGTACAAAGTGACTGAGCCGAGATTCACGTCCAGGTTTCCTGCCTTCTCCAGGCTCTCCTTTTCCCTGCCCCAGAACCGGCAACCAGCAGGGACCCCATGGCCCCACACAGGCTGGGGTTTTAGAGAGAGTTATCAGGGTAGGAAGCAGGTGAAGTCCCTGCTGATCAGGGTTTCTGCGGTGCGTGCTGGACCCACAATAGAAAGTGCTGCTCTCTGCAGTAACCCAGGCGAGGTTGGGGCCTCAGGCCCCCAACTCCACGCCCAGGGCCTGCTGAGCCAGCTGCCTCTTTGTGCCACAGACCACAGGGCCTGGTGTCTGCCAGGCTATAAAATGGGGGTCAGCCCCTAGTCACCCGCCCACCTGTCTGGCCCCCACCAGGAAGTAGCAGGTCCCCAGGTAAGCGGGAACCCACCACACTGCTGAGAGCCaggagggtggggaagaggagaggggagtcAGAGAAAGGGGGAGGCAACGAGAGCAATTACAGAAGAGAGTCAGAGAGACAGGGTAATTCAAGATGGGGGtgcaaagagagggagggaggagaaaagagagagagaaaaaagacaatagtAAAGAAGAGATAGGTAGAGATACAAAAAGAGCAagatgctgggggtgggggagagagagagaatgagagagagagagagagagagagagagagagagagagagagagaacaggaacaTCTCCCTAGGAAGGAATGAGTCCAGCTACCAGCCCAGAGGAATGCTGATTCACAGAAGGACATAGGAGGGTAAGCAAGAGCCTGGAAGCCGCAGATGTGGCCCAGATGTCAGGCCTGCCCACCGTGGGCAGTGCACCCCAGAAGAACGACAGTCCTTCTCAGGGAAGGCAGAAGCAGCTGGGCATCTGCCATCCGCTGAACCACAGGGTCTCAACCTGTATTGTCAGGGGGTCCTCGAATCCCTGGAAATTGTCTCTAAAATGAAAGggggcattttttttcccctggggaTAAAGACAAGGCATTCACCCAACACTCAAGGGCGTTCATGACCCCAAAGCAACAAGGAACCACTGAAACTGACCAGAGCCCTCTCCACCCAACGCCTACACAGCCACAGGCCTCATTTTAGAACCCCCAACATGCACTTAAGACGTCCGTAGGGTCTCCTTTAGGCCCCAGTCCTAGGCCTGACTCTGCACCCACACACTCATTCCCAGAGAATGCCTGAGGCAGTGGTTTGACTGGGAAATGAGACAGGACCTTGCATTCATTCCTTCTCTGAACAGATGTTAGATGACAAGCCTGTATGTGCCAGGGGCTAAGCCAAGTGCTGGGGATGGAAGGGTTAATACACCAGCATAAGTAAACCACGGAGCATTTCATAACCCAGTTGCTAGGTCCATCTGCTTGAGCTGAAATTGGAGTCCTACCATTTAGTGGCTGTGTGGGCTTGGGCAGGTtacctcccctctctgggccgcAGATTGCTCAGAGGGAATAAGACAGCACCTACTACTGCATGCCGTTAGAGTGAGACCCAGATGAGTTCATTAACGCATGGAACAGAGCCCGGCATACCTACTGTTCTCCCAAATGTGCCTTGTTATTGATTTGTAACTTCTTATTAATTGAAGCTGCACAAGCGGGGGAAAAAAAGTGTGATAAGTGGTGTGGAAAACTATAGGGTGCGAAGGAAGGACATGGCAGGGGCACAGGGGGTAGGAGGGAGGGCATGGTTGGTGAAGGGATCGGACTGGTCAAAGGCTGGAAGGAAGGGGTCAGGGAGGATGGTCCCCAGAAAGGAAATTCTTGactgggcaggaggcagggctAGAAAACTTCCAGGCTTaagttttagaaggaaaaaaaagaggacatgTGTTGAAAGGAGCCTAAAAACACAGGGTGAGGGGATATGAGAGTGGCAAGGCAGCTTCGGGGTGCCATCCCTGAATTAACCTAGGCCAAAGGTTTCTTTACAGACGTTTGCAGGTGGAAGCCATGTCTCAGGCTGTGAAGGCCTTAACAACCGCTGCAGGGACCCCAGGGCTGGATGGCAAGAGGAAGGGGGCGCCACCCACAGGACCTGCCCcagaccccagccctgccctggtcCCAGCATCAGTACCCAAGCCCACTGCCAAAGTGGCGGACCTGCCTCCTGGGAGCTACAGGGTAaggacctggggctggggggctgggctcCAACCAGcgcttcctctccctctccccgccccctgcCAGTCTCTGACCACAGTTTGTGAAAGCaagaaacagaggagaaagaaagaaagtgagcTGGCTGAGGAGCAGGAACCCCCTGTCCCAGGAGGTTCCCTAGGGCAGCAGGATGGCCTCAGATCCTCCTGAAAATCGTTGGTCAGGCTGTAAGGGCTCCTGGGAGCAAAGGCATGGGGTCCCCTGGGGTGGGATTGGGTTTGGTTTCAACCTCAGGTGCACGGAAATGTGTCATTTCACCACCCTTGGTTCATGACACCCCTGTGGTCCACGTGTGGCTGGCTTTTATTATGTAGTCACTACCTGAactgttcattttaatttcatttttactacACACCTACCAAGCCATCACCTACATTAAAAACCAGGACTTGGTAAAAATTCTCTAGCTCTAAAATGCCCCCCAAAgccccccagcctcctcccctacTCAAGGCAACTGCCAGCCTCATCCCTGTCCCTCAACTGCTTGCTTTTTCATGTATCTTTATGCAGTATTCCTTTCAAATACATACAGCGGGTGCCCCAAAactgtatacacagtttaagaaaggaaaaaaaaactgtattgaaatcacgctgatgggaaccactctgagcacctcttgtcatcgcagacgtcaaacgtgacttggattcatcttttgttatcggtacatattgaggattcccattttaatacagtgttttcctttttccatacatttttgtggcaccctctgtatttgtagTTTATGTGTTTTTAACATACTGCAATATGTTATATGTAAGCATTCTgcgtttttctcttttcttttcactcaCTCTGAGATCCCTGATGGTCATCCACCTTGGGCGTTGCTGTGGGTCATTCGTTGCGGCCCCTGGATGCTATTTTAATGTGTTATCATCCGTCCTGAGGGCCAATTGGGTGGTCGCTAGCTTtgcactggggaacagtgtggccACAATGCTCTAGCCATGTCTCCTGGGGCCACACACGCAGGAGTTTCTCTTGGGTGGACAGGTGTTAAGAGTAGAAGGGCTTAGTCAAGGGAATGTGAACCTTTTcttacagctggggaaactgacgctcagaaaaaaaagacaccttGGTTCGACTGAAGGGCAACAGTTTCCCAACTTGGGACAAGTAGATAATAAACAGAACTGGAGGCTTAGCGAGGGGAGGGAATTCGCTGTCGTTCACACAGGGGCCCCTTCGTGTGGGCCCCCCCCCCAAATCACGGTGGGTAGACTGGCAAGTGTTTCCTGAGCATCAGCTCTGTGGCAGGAGCTACAGAAATGGATCAACCCCTGTAGGAGCCCTTGGTCTTTGGAGGGGTTGTGTAAAGGGGGAGCGGGGTTCATAGAGAGAGACCTAGAAGCAAAGCAGTGTGACCATGTACTGTTATTTGCACTGCTGATGGGATAAGCACAGTGCTGAGCACTCAACCCACCCCACCTGGGGAGAGggcatcagggaaggcttcctggagtagGTGGCATCTGAGCCTAGAAAACGACAGAGTACTGGAGCTCTCAGATGGGGATGTGTGGTGGAGAGGgcgttccaggcagaaggaacagcacagATAAAGGCTCGGAAGGAAGATCCACCAGGTCCTAACAATGGTGCCGATACTAAGATCAGAAATGGAGGGAAAGAATGACAGGGTTGTTTCATAGACCTTGGCTCATGTCACACTCTCATGTGATCTGTGCATGGCCTGCTTTTACTTATATAGGGATTTAATGACCTTTTTGAGCCTCTCCGGTTTGGAGACACTTCTCCCCTTcactgtgtcccccacccccggccATGGGGGCTTCTCTCCTCCAGATGGTGGTCTTCGAGAAGGAGAATTTCCAGGGGCAGCGGGTGGAATTTTCTGGAGAATGCTTGAACCTGAGAGACCGTGGCTTCGACCGAGCGCGCAGCCTCATTGTTACCTCTGGACCGTGAGTGTTGAGTAGGGGAGGAACACTCCTGcagacagaataaaataataacaatttcctgggcacctgctctgtgcctgccGCTGTGCTAGCAAAGACACATGTATTGTTTTCAGTCCTCATTTCAAGCCTGTGAGGGAGCTATTATTctccttcccattttacagatgaggaaactgaggctcacagcgGTGATTTGATTAGTATAAGGTCACTCTGACAGTCAGTCATGATTCTGGGCTCCAGAGAAATGCTGTTTCTACTATAGAAGAAGCCCTGCCCATCACTGAGGGTAGGAGAACAAAGAGCCATGTGCCCACTAGCTGTTCCTTCTCCCAGGCATCAAGCAGCCCTAAGGGTAATAAGAAGCATCTGCTGAGCACCCAGTAGGTGGTAGGCACTGACTGAGGACTTTACCTGGATGATTGTACAATGCTCTATGAGGAAGGGGCTGTTCTTTTGCCCActtaacagatggggaaactgaggctcagaggggttaagtcCCTTGGCCAAAGTCTCCTAGGGGTAAGGAGCAGAGTCTGGTTCAACTCAGGGCAATGAATTTCACCCACAAGGCTTTTATCACCTGCTCCATGGCCTGCCCCTGACTCTGTGGGCTTCTCTGGCTCTTAGT
Protein-coding regions in this window:
- the CRYBA4 gene encoding beta-crystallin A4 produces the protein MTLQCTESAGHWKIVVWDEEGFQGRRHEFTAECPSVLEVGFETVRSLKVLSGAWVGFEHAGFQGQQYVLERGEYPCWDAWSGNTAYPAERLTSFRPVACANHRDSRLTIFEQENFLGRKGELRDDCPSLQAMGWDGNEVGSFHVQSGAWVCSQFPGYRGFQYVLECDHHSGDYKHFREWGSHAQTFQVQSVRRIQQ